One stretch of Micromonospora cremea DNA includes these proteins:
- a CDS encoding beta-L-arabinofuranosidase domain-containing protein gives MTQPDKRPISRRKVLQASAIGVAAAATAGALPATAAEAAPAVEATAGLTALAATPADLGPGATAPVRPFQLRDVKLGDGLLQEKRDRMKAWLRQFDERRFLVLFNNQAGRPNPAGVSVPGGWEDGGLLSGHWAGHFMTALAQGYADLGEPIFKSKLDWMVDELAACQAAITARMGDGGPGDEEPQEPQIGRVPGRFGSALRLNGPSRAQHVTLPQEAISQLADFTIATWVNLGSTQSFSRLFDFGQNTTVNMFLTPRAGVTGNVPRFAITVSGSGGEQRIDGNAALPTNQWVHLAVTLTQQTGTLYVNGQQAGQNTNMTLSPANLGNPGNRWIGRSQYGDAFLDASIDEFHIFDRALSQAEVQSMLDSPTGSTAGGSIAWYRFEEQGGTAIKDASPNGRDGGIVVAQSSGAADWVPTHPGYLGALPEDTVLRLGPPRWAVYGGNAATNTWAPWYTQHKIMRGLLDAYYHTDNHKALDVVVKMADWAHLALTIGDKNHPAYAGPITRDNLNYMWDLYIAGESGGANEVFPEIYALTGDAKHLDTAKRFDNRESLFDACVENRDILVTTPATRPGRRRPDRLHVNMHMPQFVGYMRVYEHSGDPEYFQAAKNFFGMLVPHRRYAHGGLGGNYPGSNNNTELFQNRDNIANSIAQGGAETCSAYNLLKLARNLFLHEHDPAYMDHYERGLFNQIAGSRADTTSVSNPQVTYFQPLTPGITRSYGNTGTCCGGTGLENHTKYQETVYFKSADGNTLWVNLYVPSTLTWAEKGFVVTQETNYPREDHTKLTVNGSGPLDIKLRVPGWVQKGFHVTINGVSQDVDAKPASYLTLSRTWAPGDTIEIRMPFSIRIERAIDRPDTQSIFWGPLLMQILGNPGSGNYRELSLYRHLKRDGDYSRAAITQASTTAGGDLLFTTHGFNLRPYHIGDTQAASSYFRRIEPTIVFGSVDTGVPNHKRNDGLPNYDVPVQGITSPGTDGPTFLDLVWDEAPFENHGQFVSTVTRIAEEFLDAGVFTAAENDLIVSHAARSNNELAP, from the coding sequence GTGACCCAACCCGACAAGCGCCCCATCAGTCGGCGCAAAGTTCTTCAGGCATCAGCCATCGGTGTGGCCGCGGCGGCCACCGCAGGCGCGTTGCCGGCGACAGCCGCCGAGGCGGCACCAGCCGTCGAGGCGACAGCAGGCCTGACCGCGCTCGCCGCGACCCCGGCCGATCTCGGCCCCGGCGCTACCGCCCCGGTCAGGCCGTTCCAGCTGCGGGACGTGAAGCTGGGCGACGGCCTGCTCCAGGAGAAGCGTGACCGCATGAAGGCCTGGCTCCGGCAGTTCGACGAGCGGCGCTTCCTTGTGCTGTTCAACAACCAGGCTGGTCGGCCGAACCCGGCGGGCGTCTCCGTCCCGGGGGGCTGGGAGGACGGTGGTCTGCTCAGCGGTCACTGGGCCGGCCACTTCATGACGGCCTTGGCGCAGGGCTACGCCGACCTTGGCGAGCCGATCTTCAAGAGCAAGCTCGACTGGATGGTCGATGAGCTCGCGGCGTGCCAGGCCGCGATCACCGCGCGGATGGGCGATGGTGGTCCGGGCGATGAGGAGCCGCAGGAGCCGCAGATCGGCCGGGTGCCGGGCCGCTTCGGCAGCGCGCTGCGCCTGAACGGCCCCAGCCGCGCGCAGCACGTGACCCTGCCGCAGGAGGCGATCAGCCAGCTCGCCGACTTCACGATCGCCACCTGGGTGAACCTCGGCTCCACCCAGAGCTTTAGCCGGCTGTTCGATTTCGGTCAGAACACCACGGTCAACATGTTCCTGACTCCGCGCGCCGGTGTCACCGGCAACGTGCCGCGGTTCGCGATCACGGTCAGCGGCAGCGGTGGCGAGCAACGGATCGACGGTAACGCGGCGTTGCCGACCAACCAGTGGGTGCACCTGGCCGTCACCCTCACCCAGCAGACTGGCACGCTGTACGTCAACGGTCAGCAGGCCGGCCAGAACACGAACATGACCCTCAGCCCGGCCAACCTCGGGAACCCCGGCAACCGGTGGATCGGGCGGTCGCAGTACGGCGATGCGTTCCTGGACGCGAGCATCGACGAGTTCCACATCTTCGACCGGGCCCTGAGCCAGGCCGAGGTCCAGTCGATGCTGGACTCGCCGACCGGGAGCACCGCCGGCGGGTCGATCGCCTGGTACCGGTTCGAGGAGCAGGGCGGTACCGCGATCAAGGACGCCTCGCCCAACGGCCGGGACGGCGGCATCGTCGTGGCCCAGAGCAGCGGGGCCGCCGACTGGGTGCCGACCCACCCGGGTTATCTGGGCGCGCTGCCGGAGGACACGGTGCTGCGGCTCGGTCCGCCGCGGTGGGCCGTCTACGGCGGCAACGCGGCTACCAACACGTGGGCGCCGTGGTACACGCAGCACAAGATCATGCGTGGTCTGCTCGACGCGTATTACCACACCGACAACCACAAGGCCCTCGACGTCGTGGTCAAGATGGCCGACTGGGCGCACCTCGCGCTGACCATCGGGGACAAGAACCACCCCGCGTACGCGGGCCCGATCACCCGGGACAACCTGAACTACATGTGGGACCTTTACATCGCCGGCGAGTCCGGCGGCGCGAACGAGGTGTTCCCCGAGATCTACGCGCTCACCGGCGACGCGAAGCACCTGGACACCGCCAAGCGTTTCGACAACCGCGAGTCGCTCTTCGACGCCTGCGTCGAGAACCGCGACATCCTGGTCACGACGCCGGCCACCAGGCCCGGTCGGCGCCGCCCGGATCGGCTGCACGTCAACATGCACATGCCGCAGTTCGTCGGCTACATGCGTGTCTACGAGCACAGCGGGGACCCCGAGTACTTCCAGGCCGCCAAGAACTTCTTCGGCATGCTCGTGCCGCACCGCAGGTACGCACACGGTGGTTTGGGCGGCAACTACCCCGGCTCCAACAACAACACCGAGTTGTTCCAGAACCGGGACAACATCGCGAACTCGATCGCCCAGGGCGGCGCGGAAACCTGCAGCGCGTACAACCTGCTCAAGCTGGCCCGCAATCTGTTCCTGCACGAGCACGACCCGGCGTACATGGACCACTACGAGCGGGGGCTGTTCAACCAGATCGCCGGCTCGCGGGCCGACACGACCAGCGTCAGCAACCCACAGGTCACCTACTTCCAACCGTTGACCCCGGGCATCACCCGCAGCTACGGCAACACCGGGACCTGCTGCGGCGGGACGGGCCTGGAGAACCACACCAAGTACCAGGAGACGGTCTACTTCAAGTCCGCCGACGGCAACACCCTGTGGGTCAACCTGTACGTACCGTCGACCCTCACCTGGGCCGAGAAGGGCTTCGTCGTCACTCAGGAGACCAACTACCCGCGCGAGGACCACACCAAGCTGACCGTCAACGGCAGCGGGCCGCTCGACATCAAGCTGCGGGTGCCGGGCTGGGTCCAGAAGGGCTTCCACGTCACCATCAACGGCGTCAGCCAGGACGTCGACGCGAAACCCGCCAGCTACCTGACGTTGAGCCGTACCTGGGCGCCGGGCGACACCATCGAAATCCGGATGCCGTTCAGCATCCGGATCGAACGGGCGATCGACCGTCCCGACACGCAGTCGATCTTCTGGGGGCCCCTCCTCATGCAGATCCTCGGCAACCCCGGCAGCGGCAACTACCGCGAACTGTCCCTCTACCGCCACCTCAAGCGCGACGGAGACTACTCCCGCGCGGCGATCACCCAGGCCAGCACCACGGCGGGGGGTGACCTGCTCTTCACCACCCACGGCTTCAACCTGCGGCCGTACCACATCGGCGACACCCAGGCCGCCTCGTCGTACTTCCGGCGGATCGAGCCGACGATCGTGTTCGGGTCGGTCGACACCGGCGTACCGAACCACAAGCGCAACGACGGCCTGCCGAACTACGACGTACCCGTGCAGGGAATCACCTCACCCGGCACCGACGGCCCGACCTTCCTCGACCTGGTCTGGGATGAGGCGCCCTTCGAGAATCACGGCCAGTTCGTCAGCACCGTCACCCGCATCGCCGAGGAGTTCCTCGATGCGGGCGTCTTCACCGCCGCGGAGAATGACCTCATCGTCTCCCACGCAGCCCGGTCGAACAACGAACTCGCTCCATAG
- a CDS encoding ABC transporter substrate-binding protein, which yields MAIGLSACSSGGDDTGAGDELTTIGFVAVGPEGAWRQANEANMQETFTKEAGFDLKYAPATNLDQKSQIDAFTSFVDEGVDVILLSATEGSGWEDSLKRAQEAEIPVILIDRGIEPDATDLYATRIAPDNLQVSKSVAGWAAETFPQGANYFVIEGPAGVSVVNERNRGWNETIGAKTEFKKLGAQTANWSTEEAKSVFETVLKSNKNNVQLVFAQNDEMGLGAVLAVEEAGLVPGKDVKIATIDGTHNAVQALADGKLSFVAEYNPLFGETALDAVKKVLAGDKVEPYIIVPSLTFNSPDAAKTALPSRKY from the coding sequence ATGGCGATTGGCCTGTCGGCGTGTTCCAGCGGTGGAGACGACACCGGCGCAGGCGACGAGCTGACCACGATCGGCTTTGTGGCCGTCGGTCCGGAGGGTGCATGGCGGCAGGCCAACGAGGCCAACATGCAGGAGACCTTCACCAAGGAGGCCGGCTTCGACCTGAAGTACGCCCCGGCTACGAACCTGGACCAGAAGTCGCAGATCGACGCGTTCACGTCCTTTGTGGACGAGGGCGTGGATGTCATCCTGCTGTCGGCGACGGAGGGCTCGGGCTGGGAGGACTCGCTCAAGCGCGCCCAGGAGGCGGAGATTCCCGTCATCCTGATCGACCGTGGCATCGAGCCCGACGCGACCGACCTCTACGCCACCCGCATCGCGCCCGACAACTTGCAGGTCAGCAAGTCGGTCGCCGGATGGGCCGCGGAGACCTTCCCCCAGGGGGCGAACTACTTCGTGATCGAGGGGCCCGCGGGCGTCTCCGTCGTCAACGAGCGCAACCGTGGCTGGAACGAGACGATCGGCGCGAAGACCGAGTTCAAGAAGCTCGGCGCGCAGACGGCCAACTGGTCGACGGAGGAGGCGAAGAGCGTCTTCGAGACGGTGCTCAAGTCGAACAAGAACAACGTCCAGCTCGTCTTCGCGCAGAACGACGAGATGGGCCTCGGCGCTGTCCTCGCTGTCGAGGAGGCTGGCCTGGTGCCCGGCAAGGACGTGAAGATCGCCACGATCGACGGCACGCACAACGCCGTCCAGGCGCTGGCGGACGGCAAGCTGAGCTTCGTCGCGGAGTACAACCCGTTGTTCGGTGAGACGGCCCTGGACGCGGTGAAGAAGGTTCTCGCTGGTGACAAGGTCGAGCCGTACATCATCGTGCCGAGCCTGACGTTCAACTCGCCGGATGCGGCCAAGACGGCGCTGCCCAGCCGGAAGTACTAG
- a CDS encoding sugar ABC transporter ATP-binding protein codes for MTGSPPIVEMQGISIAFPGVKALDNVDFRLFQGEVHTLMGENGAGKSTLIKALTGVYRIDAGSILIAGQGRRLNGTADAQAAGISTVYQEVNLCTNLTIGENVMLGHEVRGRIGVNWRATNKAATEALAKLGLGHLNPRRPLSSVSLAMQQLVAISRAMVTDSKVLILDEPTSSLDANEVDGLFRVIRRLRDQGVAILFVSHFLDQVYAISDRLTVLRNGKYEGEYLTRELDRTVLISKMIGKDLAALKSLGSNRQTQERDRTVIPLVKATGIGRTGSIEPTDLDLHRGEIVGFAGLLGSGRTELARLLYGADRPDSGEVEIDGKKSEIHTPVDGLEHRIAFSTENRRDEGILGDLTVRENLILAVQAKRGWARPLPRREQDAIVSKYMAALNVRPADPERPIKNLSGGNQQKVLLGRWLATNPELLILDEPTRGIDVGAKAEIQESVAELAGGGVAVVFISSELEEVIRLSDRIVVLKDHRKIGEIINGPDVTAQEVVDIIAAHGEAALESDIIDPDGKDSTA; via the coding sequence ATGACAGGATCACCACCGATCGTCGAGATGCAGGGCATCTCCATCGCGTTCCCCGGGGTGAAGGCGCTCGACAACGTCGACTTCCGACTCTTTCAGGGGGAAGTCCACACCCTGATGGGTGAGAACGGCGCCGGCAAGTCCACTCTCATCAAAGCGCTGACAGGCGTCTATCGGATCGATGCCGGGTCCATCCTGATCGCGGGGCAGGGGCGGCGCCTGAACGGCACCGCCGACGCCCAGGCGGCGGGCATCTCCACCGTGTACCAGGAGGTGAACCTGTGTACGAACCTGACGATCGGTGAGAACGTCATGCTCGGACACGAGGTGCGCGGCCGGATCGGCGTGAACTGGCGGGCCACCAACAAGGCGGCGACGGAAGCGCTCGCCAAGCTGGGGCTCGGGCATCTCAACCCGCGCCGACCCCTTTCCAGTGTCTCGCTGGCGATGCAGCAGCTGGTGGCGATCAGCCGGGCGATGGTCACGGACTCCAAGGTGCTCATCCTCGACGAGCCCACGTCGAGCCTCGACGCGAACGAGGTCGACGGGCTGTTCCGGGTGATCCGCCGGCTGCGTGACCAGGGGGTGGCGATCCTCTTCGTGTCGCACTTCCTCGATCAGGTGTACGCGATCAGTGATCGCCTGACGGTGCTGCGGAACGGGAAGTACGAGGGCGAGTACCTCACCCGCGAACTGGACCGCACCGTGCTCATCTCGAAGATGATCGGCAAGGATCTCGCGGCGCTGAAGTCCTTGGGATCCAACCGTCAGACCCAGGAGCGCGACCGGACCGTCATCCCCCTCGTGAAGGCGACCGGGATCGGCCGGACGGGTTCGATCGAGCCCACGGATCTGGACCTGCATCGGGGCGAGATCGTCGGGTTCGCCGGGCTACTCGGATCGGGTCGCACCGAACTCGCTCGGCTGCTCTACGGGGCGGACCGGCCGGACAGCGGCGAGGTGGAGATCGACGGAAAGAAGTCCGAGATCCACACCCCGGTCGACGGCCTCGAGCACCGCATCGCGTTCTCCACCGAAAACCGCCGTGACGAAGGCATCCTCGGCGATCTCACCGTCCGCGAAAACCTCATCCTGGCTGTTCAGGCCAAGCGAGGGTGGGCGCGGCCGCTGCCGCGCCGTGAGCAGGACGCGATCGTCAGCAAATACATGGCTGCCCTGAACGTGCGACCCGCCGACCCCGAGCGGCCGATCAAGAATCTCTCCGGCGGCAACCAGCAGAAGGTACTGCTCGGCCGTTGGCTCGCGACGAACCCGGAGCTCCTGATACTCGACGAGCCAACCCGGGGGATCGATGTGGGCGCCAAGGCCGAGATCCAGGAGAGCGTCGCGGAGCTCGCCGGAGGCGGCGTCGCTGTCGTGTTCATCTCCTCCGAGCTCGAGGAGGTGATTCGGCTGAGCGATCGCATCGTCGTCCTGAAGGACCACCGCAAGATCGGGGAGATCATCAACGGACCCGATGTCACCGCCCAGGAGGTCGTCGACATCATCGCCGCGCATGGGGAAGCCGCTCTCGAAAGCGACATCATCGATCCGGACGGGAAGGACAGCACCGCGTGA
- a CDS encoding ABC transporter permease, producing the protein MSTTERRTGAGGRDLIRRPYFWGIIAILLLLLVNVLKDPSFLAVSVNSANGNLVGNLLDILRASAPILMIAVGMSLVIATGGIDLSVGSVMVVAGAVSMEFLKASGDSTSSGVALGALGLALAVSALLGVVNGILVSVVGLQPFISTLVMMLAGRGLAKVITSGQNTAASNGPFRWIANGYVIGLPVVVLLAVVVVVIVAVVVRRSALGLMIEAIGINPKASRMAGIRPRGLLITVYAVSGILAGVAGVFATASVMTVDVSRTGYQLELDAILAVVIGGASLAGGKFSMGGAVVGGLLIATLDKTIVFLGVSSSATPAFKAAVIIVLCLLQSERVRNLFTQRPVPTARAPKARAPKESVTA; encoded by the coding sequence GTGAGTACGACAGAGAGGCGGACCGGCGCGGGGGGGCGAGACCTGATCCGGCGGCCTTACTTCTGGGGGATCATCGCGATCCTGTTGCTCCTCCTGGTAAACGTCCTCAAGGACCCATCCTTCCTTGCGGTTTCGGTCAACTCGGCCAACGGCAACCTGGTGGGCAACCTCCTCGACATCCTTCGGGCATCCGCGCCGATCCTGATGATCGCGGTCGGCATGTCGTTGGTCATCGCGACCGGTGGGATCGACCTGTCGGTCGGCTCCGTCATGGTCGTCGCCGGCGCGGTCTCCATGGAGTTCCTCAAGGCGAGCGGTGACTCGACCTCCAGCGGAGTGGCGCTCGGCGCACTGGGCCTGGCTCTGGCGGTGAGTGCGCTGCTGGGCGTCGTCAACGGCATCCTGGTCTCCGTCGTCGGGCTTCAGCCGTTCATCTCGACGCTCGTCATGATGCTTGCCGGCCGTGGGCTGGCGAAGGTGATCACCTCGGGGCAGAACACAGCCGCCTCCAACGGACCGTTCCGATGGATCGCGAACGGATACGTCATCGGTTTGCCGGTTGTGGTGCTGCTTGCCGTCGTGGTGGTGGTCATCGTTGCTGTCGTCGTCCGCCGCAGCGCGCTCGGTCTGATGATCGAGGCTATCGGCATCAATCCGAAGGCCAGCCGGATGGCGGGGATCAGACCGCGCGGCCTGCTCATCACGGTTTACGCGGTCAGCGGCATCCTGGCCGGGGTCGCCGGTGTCTTCGCGACGGCGAGCGTGATGACCGTCGACGTTTCCAGGACCGGATACCAGCTCGAGTTGGACGCAATCCTCGCCGTGGTGATCGGCGGCGCCTCGCTCGCCGGTGGCAAGTTCTCCATGGGCGGCGCGGTCGTCGGTGGGCTGCTGATCGCGACGCTGGACAAGACGATCGTGTTCCTCGGCGTCTCCTCCTCGGCGACGCCCGCCTTCAAGGCGGCGGTCATCATCGTGCTGTGCCTACTTCAGTCCGAGCGGGTACGAAATCTGTTCACGCAGCGCCCCGTACCAACCGCTCGCGCGCCTAAGGCTCGCGCGCCTAAGGAGAGCGTGACCGCATGA
- a CDS encoding ABC transporter permease subunit, which yields MTITMLPDPPGAETKSRIGRLTDVAARTWRTNLTTVPTLAAVVIFIAMMIYGELAYGRILQYNTLSNLLINNAHLVIIAVGMTFVILTGGVDLSVGAVIAFSSVAGLLLANAGWNPWVVMVLMIGIGTAFGVASGVLVQYFKVQPFIATLAMMFLARGLASTLSTTPERLADDSSIRSLATKLKIIDGEKVNDLVLTPGVLIAVLVVVVGFFVLHRTRTGRTVYAIGGSEQSAALMGLPVVRTKLWVYAISGTLAGLAAVVYTSRLGIAQNITGIGWELDAIAAVVIGGTLLTGGAGYVLGSVVGALVLGLMNVLITRDGGIRPEATTIITGGILLVFVLLQRALTARRRE from the coding sequence ATGACCATCACGATGCTCCCCGATCCCCCCGGGGCGGAGACGAAGTCACGGATCGGTCGGCTGACGGATGTCGCGGCGCGGACGTGGCGGACGAACCTGACCACCGTGCCGACCCTCGCGGCCGTCGTGATCTTCATCGCCATGATGATCTATGGCGAGCTCGCCTACGGGCGCATCCTGCAGTACAACACGCTGTCGAACCTGCTCATCAACAACGCCCATCTGGTGATCATCGCGGTAGGCATGACGTTCGTCATCCTGACCGGCGGAGTCGACCTGTCGGTGGGCGCCGTGATCGCGTTCTCCAGCGTCGCCGGGTTGCTCCTGGCCAACGCCGGGTGGAACCCGTGGGTCGTGATGGTGCTGATGATCGGGATCGGCACGGCCTTCGGTGTCGCGTCTGGCGTCCTGGTCCAGTACTTCAAGGTGCAGCCCTTCATCGCGACCCTCGCGATGATGTTCCTCGCCCGCGGTCTCGCCTCGACACTGAGCACCACACCCGAACGGCTCGCCGACGACTCGTCCATCAGATCGCTGGCGACGAAGTTGAAGATCATAGACGGCGAAAAGGTCAATGACCTGGTCCTGACACCGGGCGTGCTGATCGCCGTCCTCGTCGTCGTCGTCGGATTCTTCGTGCTCCACCGGACCCGAACCGGCCGCACCGTTTACGCCATCGGCGGCTCCGAGCAGTCCGCCGCGCTGATGGGCCTGCCCGTGGTACGCACCAAGCTCTGGGTGTACGCGATCAGCGGAACGCTCGCCGGCCTGGCCGCGGTCGTCTACACCTCGCGGTTGGGTATCGCGCAGAACATCACGGGCATCGGCTGGGAACTGGACGCGATCGCGGCCGTCGTGATCGGCGGCACGCTCCTGACCGGGGGCGCGGGGTACGTCCTCGGGTCGGTGGTCGGCGCGCTCGTTCTCGGTCTGATGAACGTGCTGATCACCCGGGACGGCGGGATCAGGCCGGAGGCCACGACCATCATCACCGGTGGCATCTTGCTCGTCTTCGTGCTGCTGCAGCGAGCACTGACCGCACGCAGACGCGAGTGA
- the araB gene encoding ribulokinase, with translation MKVQSGGIQERYVIGVDFGTLSGRAIVVRVSDGAELGSAVHEYEHGVMDDVLTAAPAAAGRVQLGSDWALQAPQDYVEVLKHAVPAAVAASGVDPGEVIGIGTDFTACTMVPTLADGTPLSDLPEFAARPHAYVKLWRHHAAQPHADRINALAHDRREPWITRYGGLISSEWEFAKGLQLCEEDPELYSRMEHWVEAADWIVWQLTGMYVRNGCTAGYKGIYQDGAYPSREFLAALNPDFAGFADDKVAHQIGQLGDAAGTLSARAAAWTGLPEGIAVAVGNVDAHVTAPAAQAVRPGQMVAIMGTSTCHVMSHDQLAEVPGMCGVVDGGIVSGLYGYEAGQSGVGDIFAWYVNNQVPGRLHDEAAAAGKSIHQHLTDLAYAEPVGAHGLVALDWHSGNRSVLVDHELSGVIVGQTLATRPEQGYRALLEATAFGTRVIVETFAAAGVPVTEFIVAGGLLKNPQLMQTYADVLRLPISTIASEQGPALGSAIHAALAAGAYPDIRAAAAAMGAVDRSVYTPNETAAAVYDQLFAEYRTLHDYFGRGATGAMKRLRALRRDALQVANWAAESVPELVEGVSA, from the coding sequence GTGAAGGTACAGAGTGGTGGTATTCAAGAGCGGTACGTGATCGGCGTCGACTTCGGCACCCTGTCCGGCCGGGCGATCGTGGTCCGCGTCTCGGACGGAGCGGAGCTCGGCTCGGCCGTCCACGAGTACGAGCACGGCGTCATGGACGACGTCCTCACCGCCGCACCGGCCGCCGCAGGGCGGGTGCAGCTCGGTTCAGACTGGGCACTGCAGGCGCCGCAGGACTACGTCGAGGTGCTCAAGCACGCGGTGCCGGCCGCGGTCGCTGCCTCCGGAGTCGATCCGGGCGAGGTGATCGGCATTGGCACGGACTTCACGGCATGCACGATGGTGCCCACCCTCGCCGACGGGACCCCACTGAGCGACCTGCCCGAGTTCGCGGCGCGGCCGCACGCGTACGTCAAGCTGTGGCGGCACCACGCCGCCCAGCCGCATGCGGACCGCATCAACGCCCTGGCGCATGACCGGCGCGAGCCGTGGATCACGCGCTACGGCGGTCTCATCTCGAGCGAGTGGGAGTTCGCGAAGGGACTACAGCTGTGCGAGGAGGACCCCGAGCTCTACTCCCGGATGGAGCACTGGGTCGAGGCGGCCGACTGGATCGTATGGCAGCTGACCGGCATGTACGTGCGCAACGGCTGCACGGCCGGCTACAAGGGCATCTATCAGGATGGCGCGTACCCGAGCCGGGAGTTCCTGGCGGCGCTGAATCCCGACTTCGCGGGGTTCGCCGACGACAAGGTCGCCCACCAGATCGGACAGCTCGGGGACGCTGCGGGCACCCTGAGCGCCCGGGCGGCGGCGTGGACCGGGTTGCCTGAGGGCATCGCCGTGGCGGTGGGCAACGTCGACGCGCACGTCACCGCGCCCGCCGCCCAGGCCGTCCGGCCCGGCCAGATGGTCGCGATCATGGGAACCTCGACCTGCCATGTGATGAGCCACGACCAGCTCGCCGAGGTTCCGGGCATGTGCGGCGTCGTCGACGGCGGGATCGTTTCGGGACTGTACGGCTACGAGGCTGGCCAGTCCGGGGTCGGCGACATCTTCGCGTGGTACGTGAACAACCAGGTGCCCGGGCGCCTGCACGACGAGGCCGCCGCCGCGGGCAAGAGCATCCATCAGCACCTGACCGATCTGGCGTACGCCGAGCCCGTCGGCGCCCACGGCCTCGTGGCGCTCGACTGGCATTCGGGTAACCGTTCGGTGCTCGTCGACCACGAACTGTCGGGCGTGATCGTGGGGCAGACCCTCGCAACCCGTCCCGAACAGGGCTACCGGGCGCTGCTGGAGGCGACCGCGTTCGGCACGCGGGTCATTGTCGAGACCTTCGCCGCCGCCGGTGTGCCCGTGACCGAGTTCATCGTCGCCGGCGGGCTGCTGAAGAACCCGCAGCTCATGCAGACGTACGCGGACGTGCTGCGCCTGCCGATCTCGACGATCGCGAGCGAGCAGGGTCCCGCGCTCGGCTCGGCGATCCATGCGGCCCTCGCTGCCGGGGCGTATCCCGACATCCGCGCCGCCGCCGCCGCGATGGGCGCGGTCGACCGTTCGGTCTACACCCCGAACGAGACGGCTGCCGCGGTATACGACCAGCTCTTCGCTGAGTACCGCACGCTGCACGACTACTTCGGCCGGGGCGCGACCGGGGCGATGAAGCGGCTGCGGGCACTTCGTCGCGACGCGCTCCAGGTCGCCAACTGGGCGGCGGAGTCCGTCCCCGAGCTGGTCGAAGGGGTCAGTGCGTGA
- a CDS encoding L-ribulose-5-phosphate 4-epimerase produces the protein MQSAIEATRVEVARLHGELTRYGLVVWTAGNVSGRVPGADLFVIKPSGVSYDALAPENMILCDLDGTVIPETPGSERVPSSDTAAHAYVYRHMAGVGGVVHTHSTYAVGWAARGEEIPCVITAMADEFGGPIPIGPFAIIGDDSIGRGIVETLTGHRSRAVLMQNHGPFTIGATPKDAVKAAVMVEDVARTVHLAREAGTLIPIPQEAIDRLYDRYQNVYGQADDARRATPAANAPEQEEIYA, from the coding sequence GTGCAATCGGCAATCGAAGCCACCCGGGTGGAGGTGGCGCGCCTCCACGGGGAGCTGACCCGGTACGGGCTCGTCGTCTGGACGGCCGGCAACGTGTCGGGCCGGGTCCCGGGCGCCGATCTGTTCGTCATCAAGCCGTCCGGCGTCTCTTACGACGCGCTGGCGCCCGAGAACATGATCCTCTGCGACCTGGACGGCACCGTCATCCCCGAGACCCCCGGCAGCGAGCGGGTACCCTCGAGCGACACCGCGGCACACGCATACGTGTACCGCCACATGGCCGGCGTGGGCGGTGTCGTGCACACGCACTCCACCTACGCGGTGGGGTGGGCGGCGCGCGGCGAGGAGATCCCTTGTGTCATCACCGCGATGGCGGACGAGTTCGGGGGGCCCATCCCGATCGGGCCGTTCGCGATCATCGGTGACGACTCGATCGGCCGCGGCATCGTCGAGACCCTCACGGGCCATCGCTCGCGGGCCGTACTGATGCAGAACCACGGGCCGTTCACGATCGGGGCGACGCCGAAGGACGCCGTGAAGGCCGCCGTCATGGTCGAGGATGTCGCGCGCACCGTGCACCTCGCCCGTGAGGCGGGCACCCTCATCCCGATTCCGCAGGAGGCGATCGACCGCCTCTACGACCGCTACCAGAACGTGTACGGGCAGGCCGATGATGCCCGCCGCGCCACCCCCGCCGCAAACGCGCCCGAGCAGGAAGAGATCTACGCATGA